The nucleotide sequence CATCTGGGCGGTGTTCCAGGCCGGTGTCGCCTTCCCGGCGGGCCGGCTCAGAGAGCGCAACGTCGTCTCGGCGAAGACGGCGATGCTGGCCGGTGCCGTGTGCAGCGGCATCGGTTACTTCACCATCGCGCACAGCGGGAACCTCACGCTGGCCTTCATCGGCTACTCGGTCCTCGGCGGCACCGGCGCCGGGCTCGTGTACGCGACCTGCATCAACATGGTCGGCAAGTGGTACCCGGAGAAGCGCGGCGCACGCACCGGGTTCGTGAACGGCGGCTTCGCCTACGGCTCGGTGCCGTTCATCTACCTGTTCAGCGCGTTCCTCGGGCACGAGAACGTCACCGGGGTGCTGGACGGCATCGGCCTGTACATGCTGATCGTCGTCGGCGTCTGCGGCTTCCTGTTCAAGGACCCGCCGAAGAGCTGGTGGCCGAAGGAGGTCGATCCGCTCACCTGGGCGAAGGGCAACGTCGGCGTGCAGACCCTGGCCAAGAACCCGCCCGCGGTCCGGCAGTTCACGCCGATGGAGGCGATCCGGACCGGGATGCTCCCGCTGATGTGGGTGTGCCTGGTGATCATCGGCGGGGTTTCGCTGTTCGGCATCAACTTCCAGGTCCCGTTCGCCAAGGAAAGCCACTTCGGCGCGTTCGTCGCGGCCTCGTCGGCCGGCGTGCTGGCGATCGTCAACGGCACCGGCCGCGCGGTCGTCGGCTGGGCGTCGGACAAGCTCGGCCGGCGCCGGACGCTGACGATCGTGCTGCTCATCGCCGCCGGCGCCCAGTTCGGCGTGCTGTACGCCGGGAACACGCACAATCTGGTGCTCTTCATGGTGTTCGCGTTCCTGACCGGCTTCGGCGGCGGGGCGTTCTACCCGCTGTTCGCCGCGCTGGTGCCGGACTACTTCGGCGAGAACAACAACGCGTCGAACTACGGCCTGGTCTACAGCGCAAAACTGGTCGGTGGCGTCGGCGGTGGCGGGCTCGCCGCGGGGGTCATCAGTGCGTGGGGCTACACAGGCGCGTACGTCCTGGCCGGGTGCATCGCGGTGCTTTCGGCGGTGCTGACGCTGTTCCTGCGCCAGCCGGGCCGGCCGCGCCACCAGCTCGCCGAAACCGAGCTGGTGACGCGGCCTTCCGCCGCTGCGGGCGGCTGATCCGGTAACCGCTCCCCGGTCCTGCGGTCATCAGGACCGGGGAGCCTCCGGACGTTCGTGGTAGGCCTGGCGGGTCCGTTCGGTGTGCTTGGCCATGATCTTCTCGGCGGCGCCGGCGTCCTGGGCGGCGATGGCCTGGATCAGCTCTTCGTGCTCGTTCCACGCGTCGCGCCCGCGGGGCCGGGCGATCGGCGTGTAGTACCAGCGGACCCGGCGGTCGACCAGGCCGATCAGCTCCGCCAGCACGGCGTTCCCCGACAGTTCGGTGATGAACCCGTGGAGGGCGGCGTTGGCCGCGACCAGACCTTCGGTGTCCTCTTTGGCGAGGGCCTTGAGCCCGACCTGCTGCAGTTCGTGCAGGCGGAAGACGTCGGCGGCGCTCGCCCGTTCGGCCGCGAGCTTCGCCGAGTGCGTCTCCAGCACGCTGCGGACGCTCAGCAGCTGGTCGGCCTCCTCGTCGGTGGGCAGGTGCACGAAGGCGCCCTGGGCGGGGCGGAGGTCGACCCAGCCTTCGCTCTGCAGCCGCTGCAGGGCCTCGCGGACCGGCTGCCTGCTCACACCCAGGTATTCGGCGAGGTCGGCCTCCACCAGGTGCTGCCCGGGCTCGAGGGTGCGGTTGATGATCAGTTCGGCGAGCGCTTCGTAGACGACCTGGCGCAGCGGCGCGGGCCGCTCGACGCGTTTGGCGGCGGTGGAGCTGAGCGAGCCCTTGGCCGTGCGGCGGCCGGTCGGGCCGCGGTCGGGCAGCGGGGAAGCGGGCTGGCTCACGGGACACCTCGAGTCGGAGAAGAAGCGGTGATCTGTCCCCAGGATACAGGTTTTGGTATGCAAAATCCCAGAACTCACCCGCCTGAGGCGGTTTCGGGCCGATGTGGATCAGTCGCGGACCCATGAGATGACCCATTGTGTCTGAATTGTCGCTTTGGGCTGCGCCGCGCGAGTGGTCGCAAGGCAAAGGCTGGCCTCGATTGTGGATCCAGGATACTGTATGCAATCACGCGCAGGACCAGGGAGGCACTTCATGAAGGTGGCTGTTCTCGGGGCCGGGGCGATCGGCGCCTACGTCGGGGCCGCGCTGCACCGCGGCGGGACCGAGGTGCACCTGATCGCCCGCCGGGCCCACCTCACGGCGATGCGCGAGCACGGCGTCCGCGTGCTGAGCCCCCGCGGTGACTTCACCGCCCGTCCGCACGTCACGGACGACCCCGCCGAGGTGGGCGAAGCCGACTTCGTGTTCCTCGGCCTGAAGGCCAACTCCTACGCTTCGTGCGGCGAGCTGCTCACGCCGCTGCTCGGCCCGGAGACGGCGATCGTGGCCGCGCAGAACGGCATCCCGTGGTGGTACTTCCACGGCCTGCGGGGGCATCCCCTCGAAGGGCGCCGGGTCGAGACCGTCGACCCCGGCGGCTCGGTGACCGCGGTGCTCGAGCTGGGGCGCGCGATCGGCTGCGTCGTCTACTGCTCGACCGTCATCGAGGAGCCGGGCGTGATCCGGCACCTGGAGGGCACCCGGTTCTCCCTCGGCGAGCCGGACGGCGAAATCTCCGCGCGCTGCAAGGTGCTCAGCGCGGCGATGATCGCCGGCGGGCTCAAGGCACCGGTCGAACCCGATCTGCGCAACGACATCTGGATCAAGCTGATGGGCAACGTCGCCTTCAACCCGCTCTCGGCGCTGACCCGGGCGACGATGGCCCAGATGTGCGAGCACGAGGACACCCGCGAGCTCGTCGCCACGATGATGACCGAGGCACTGGCCATCGCCCGCGCGGCCGGCGCCGACCCGGAGATCTCGGTCGAGAAGCGCATCGACGGCGCCTGGCGCGTCGGCCACCACAAGACGTCGATGCTGCAGGACCTGGAAGCGGGCAAGCCCCTCGAGATCGACGCGATCATCGGCGCGGTCGTCGAGCTGGCCGGCCTCACCGGCGTGGCCGCACCGGCCCTGCGGTACGTCCACGCCGCCGTTTCCCTGCTCGACCACACCAGCAAAGTCCCCGTCGGGTCGCACTGACCGGAGGTCACCGTGAAGCGCAGGAACACCGAGCCGTACGTCCGGCTCACCCGGCCCCTCGTGCGCGATTCCGGCGTGCTGCGGCCGGCCACCTGGGAAGAGGCCCTCGACCGGGCCGCGGCCGGGATCCGCCGCACCCTGACCGGAAAGGGGCCCGAGGCGTTCGGGATGTTCTCGTGCGCCCGCGCCACCAACGAGATGAACTTCGTCGCCCAGAAGTTCACCCGCGCGGTGATCGGCACGAACAACGTCGACTCGTGCAACCGCACCTGCCACGCGCCGAGCGTCGCCGGCCTGGCGAGGGTGTTCGGCAGCGGCGGCGGCACGTCCTCCTACCAGGAGATCGAAGACGCCGACGTCATCGTGATCTGGGGCGGCAACCCCCGCGAAGCGCACCCGATCTTCTTCCACCACGTGCTCAAGGCCGTCCACGAGGGAGCGAAGCTCTTCGTGGTCGACCCGCGCCGGACCAGCACGGGGAGCTGGGCGCACCGGCAGCTGCAGCTCGAGGTCGGCACCGACATCCCGTTGGCGCACGCCATCGCGCGGGAGATCATCCACTCCGGACTGGCGAACACGACCTTCGTCGAGCGGGCCACCGAGGGGTACGCCGAGTTCGCCGCGTCGGTCGAGCCGTGGACCCTGGAGGTCGCGGAGAAGACCACCGGCGTCCCGGCCGAGCTGATCCGCGAGCTGGCCCACACCTACGCCCGCGCCGACCGCGCCCAGCTGTCCTGGACCCTCGGCATCACCGAGCAGCACAACGGCACCGACAACGTGCTGTCGCTGATCAACCTGGCGCTGCTGGCCGGGCAGGTCGGCCGCTACGGCGCCGGGTTGAACCCGCTGCGCGGGCAGAACAACGTCCAGGGCGGCGACATGGGGGCCATCCCGGACCGGCTCCCCGGCTTCCAGGACGTCCTCGACGCCGGCGTCCGCGCGAAGTTCGACACCGCGTGGGGCTCGGCGATTCCCCCGCACCACGGCCTCAACCTCACCCAGATGCTCGACGCGATGGAACGCGGCGACCTGACCTGCGTGTACATCATCGGCGAGAACCCCGTGCAGTCCGAAGCGGACTGCGAGCACACGATCAAGCGGCTGGCCAACGTCGACCACCTGATCGTCCAGGACATCTTCCTCACCAAGACCGCCCAGCTGGCCGACGTCGTGCTGCCGGCGACGGCGGCCTGGTGCGAGAGCGACGGCACCTTCACCAACTCCGAGCGGCGGGTCCAGCGCGTCCGCAAGGCCCTCGAACCGCCCGAAGGCGCACGGGACGACATCGAGCTGCTGTCGGAGCTGGCCCGCCGGCTCGGCCACGACTGGCACTACACCGGCGGCGAGGAGGTCTGGGACGAGCTGCGGTCGTTGTCGCCGATGCACGCCGGGATGTCCTACGCGCGCCTCGAAGAACTCGGCGGCATCCAATGGCCGTGCTACTCCGAGGACACCCTCGAGCCGACGTTCCTGCACGCCCGGCTGTGGGCCGAGGACCCGGCCGAGCGCGGGCGCCCGGCGCCGTTCACGGTCATCGAGCACAGTCCGCCGGTCGACCTGCTCACCGAGGAGTTCCCGATCCGGCTCACCACCGGGCGGCGGCTGGATTCCTACAACACCGGCGTCCAGTCCGCCGGATTCCCCTCCCCGCTGCGGCAGGGCGAGACCCTCGACCTCTGTCCCGAAGACGCACGCGCCCTCGGCGTCGAGCCCGACGAACTGGTCCGGATCTCTTCGCGGCGCGGCGAGATCGTGGCGCCCGTCCGGCTGGACAAGGGGCTGAAGCCCGGGCTGGCGTTCATGACCTTCCACTTCCCGGACGAGGTCGACGTCAACGTCATCACCATCGAAGCCACCTGCCCGATCGCCGGGACCGCGGAGTACAAAGCCGCGGCCATCCGCGTCGACAAGCTCCCGGCCGAGGTCTGAAATGGACCTCAAACTGCTGGACGCCGTCGCGTCGCACGAAGAACGGGAGGCGGTCGCCGGGTTCGCCGGTGGCGGCCGTGACCAGCTGCTCCCCGCCCTGCACGCGGTCAACGACCGGGTCGGCTGGATCAGCCAGGGCGCGCTGAACCTCATCTGCGAGACGCTGCACGTGCCGCCCGCGGACGCGTACGGCGTCGCGAGCTTCTACTCGCTGTTCGCCCTGGATGAGCGCCCGGAGCGGGTGGTGCACGTGTGCACCGACCTGGCCTGCCGGATCACCGGCGCGGAGACGGTGTGCGACGTCCTCACCGAGCACGTCGGCGCCGCGGGGAAGGCGCGCGGCGGGGTCACGTGGCTGCGCAGCCCGTGCCTCGGCGTCTGCGAACGGGCCCCCGCGGCGCTGACGTTCCAGGCCGGCGACCCGGCGACGACCGAGCTGCTCGCGCCGGCGACCGGCGCGTCGGCCGTGCTCGCCGCGGGCCGGGCACCGGCGGCCGCCGAGGGCGCACCGCCGGTGATCCACCAAAAGGAAGGATTGCGGCTGCTGCGCCGGGTCGGCGTCGTCGATCCGTCCAGTTTGGACGACTACCGGGCCACCGGCGGCTATGCGGCATTGCGCAACGCCCTCCGCATGGGTCAGGCCGCGGTGATCCGCGAGGTCACCGACGCCGGGCTGCTCGGCCGTGGCGGGGCCGCGTTCCCGACCGGGCGCAAGTGGGCGGCCACGGCCGCGCAACCCGCGGGGCCGCACTACCTGGTGTGCAACGCCGACGAGAGCGAACCCGGCACGTTCAAGGACCGGGTGCTGCTCGAAGGCGACCCCTTCGCCCTGGTGGAGGCGATGACGATCGCCGCGTTCGCGATCGGCGCCCGCCAGGGGTACGTCTACCTGCGCGGGGAGTACCCGCGGGCGCTGCGGCTGCTGCGGAACGCGCTGGACGTCGGCCGCGAGCGCGGGTTTCTCGGCGTGGACGTCATGGGGCACGCGGGTTTCTCGTTCGACATCGAGATCCGGCGCGGCGCGGGAGCCTACATCTGCGGCGAGGAGACCGCGATCTTCAACTCGATCGAGGGCTTCCGCGGCGAGCCCCGCACGAAGCCGCCGTTCCCGGTCGAACAGGGGCTGTTCGGCAAGCCGACCGTGGTGAACAACGTCGAGACGCTGGTCAACGTGCCACTGATCCTCACCGAGGGCGCGGCCGCGTACCGTTCGATCGGGACCGAAGCCTCGGCCGGGCCGAAGCTGTTCTGCCTGTCCGGCAACGTCGAACGGCCGGGCGTCTACGAAGTGCCGTTCGGGGCGACGCTGCGCGAGCTGCTCGCTCTGGCCGGGGGAGTGCCCGAGGGCCGCTCGCTGCGGGCGGTGCTGCTGGGCGGCGCGGCCGGCGGGTTCGTCCGGCCGGACGAGCTGGACCTGCCGCTCACGTTCGAGGACGCAAGGGCGGCGAAGACGACCCTCGGCTCGGGTGTCGTGCTGGTGCTGGACGACCTCGCCGACCTGGGCGGGTTCCTGCTGCGGATCGCGGAGTTCTTCCGCGACGAGTCGTGCGGGCAGTGCGTCCCGTGCCGGATCGGGACCGTGCGCCAGGAGGAGGCGATCCGGCGCGTCCTCGCGGCCGGTTCGGAGGAGCAACCGCTGCTGCGGGAAGTGGGCGGGGTCATGCGGGACTCGTCGATCTGCGGCCTCGGCCAGACCGCCTGGAACGCCATCGAATCCGCCATCGACCGGTTGGGAGCGCTGCAGTGACCACTGTGGACATCGGAATCCCTCGCAGGCTGGTCGAGTTCACTGTGGACGGTGAGACGATCCGGGTCCCCGAAGGCTCGACGATCCTCGACGCGTGCACGGCGGCCGGCAAGGACATCCCGACGCTCTGCTACGGCGACACCCTCGAACCGGCGAACGCCTGCCGCG is from Amycolatopsis mediterranei and encodes:
- a CDS encoding OFA family MFS transporter encodes the protein MTAATYQEIVDDNGRVYRVGESPHDIMGRSRSWMVWLPWVAMMAVSVFEYGWGAVEGTLEEKYGWTLSDAFWLASIWAVFQAGVAFPAGRLRERNVVSAKTAMLAGAVCSGIGYFTIAHSGNLTLAFIGYSVLGGTGAGLVYATCINMVGKWYPEKRGARTGFVNGGFAYGSVPFIYLFSAFLGHENVTGVLDGIGLYMLIVVGVCGFLFKDPPKSWWPKEVDPLTWAKGNVGVQTLAKNPPAVRQFTPMEAIRTGMLPLMWVCLVIIGGVSLFGINFQVPFAKESHFGAFVAASSAGVLAIVNGTGRAVVGWASDKLGRRRTLTIVLLIAAGAQFGVLYAGNTHNLVLFMVFAFLTGFGGGAFYPLFAALVPDYFGENNNASNYGLVYSAKLVGGVGGGGLAAGVISAWGYTGAYVLAGCIAVLSAVLTLFLRQPGRPRHQLAETELVTRPSAAAGG
- a CDS encoding GntR family transcriptional regulator — its product is MSQPASPLPDRGPTGRRTAKGSLSSTAAKRVERPAPLRQVVYEALAELIINRTLEPGQHLVEADLAEYLGVSRQPVREALQRLQSEGWVDLRPAQGAFVHLPTDEEADQLLSVRSVLETHSAKLAAERASAADVFRLHELQQVGLKALAKEDTEGLVAANAALHGFITELSGNAVLAELIGLVDRRVRWYYTPIARPRGRDAWNEHEELIQAIAAQDAGAAEKIMAKHTERTRQAYHERPEAPRS
- a CDS encoding 2-dehydropantoate 2-reductase; the protein is MKVAVLGAGAIGAYVGAALHRGGTEVHLIARRAHLTAMREHGVRVLSPRGDFTARPHVTDDPAEVGEADFVFLGLKANSYASCGELLTPLLGPETAIVAAQNGIPWWYFHGLRGHPLEGRRVETVDPGGSVTAVLELGRAIGCVVYCSTVIEEPGVIRHLEGTRFSLGEPDGEISARCKVLSAAMIAGGLKAPVEPDLRNDIWIKLMGNVAFNPLSALTRATMAQMCEHEDTRELVATMMTEALAIARAAGADPEISVEKRIDGAWRVGHHKTSMLQDLEAGKPLEIDAIIGAVVELAGLTGVAAPALRYVHAAVSLLDHTSKVPVGSH
- a CDS encoding molybdopterin oxidoreductase family protein, yielding MKRRNTEPYVRLTRPLVRDSGVLRPATWEEALDRAAAGIRRTLTGKGPEAFGMFSCARATNEMNFVAQKFTRAVIGTNNVDSCNRTCHAPSVAGLARVFGSGGGTSSYQEIEDADVIVIWGGNPREAHPIFFHHVLKAVHEGAKLFVVDPRRTSTGSWAHRQLQLEVGTDIPLAHAIAREIIHSGLANTTFVERATEGYAEFAASVEPWTLEVAEKTTGVPAELIRELAHTYARADRAQLSWTLGITEQHNGTDNVLSLINLALLAGQVGRYGAGLNPLRGQNNVQGGDMGAIPDRLPGFQDVLDAGVRAKFDTAWGSAIPPHHGLNLTQMLDAMERGDLTCVYIIGENPVQSEADCEHTIKRLANVDHLIVQDIFLTKTAQLADVVLPATAAWCESDGTFTNSERRVQRVRKALEPPEGARDDIELLSELARRLGHDWHYTGGEEVWDELRSLSPMHAGMSYARLEELGGIQWPCYSEDTLEPTFLHARLWAEDPAERGRPAPFTVIEHSPPVDLLTEEFPIRLTTGRRLDSYNTGVQSAGFPSPLRQGETLDLCPEDARALGVEPDELVRISSRRGEIVAPVRLDKGLKPGLAFMTFHFPDEVDVNVITIEATCPIAGTAEYKAAAIRVDKLPAEV
- a CDS encoding NAD(P)H-dependent oxidoreductase subunit E codes for the protein MDLKLLDAVASHEEREAVAGFAGGGRDQLLPALHAVNDRVGWISQGALNLICETLHVPPADAYGVASFYSLFALDERPERVVHVCTDLACRITGAETVCDVLTEHVGAAGKARGGVTWLRSPCLGVCERAPAALTFQAGDPATTELLAPATGASAVLAAGRAPAAAEGAPPVIHQKEGLRLLRRVGVVDPSSLDDYRATGGYAALRNALRMGQAAVIREVTDAGLLGRGGAAFPTGRKWAATAAQPAGPHYLVCNADESEPGTFKDRVLLEGDPFALVEAMTIAAFAIGARQGYVYLRGEYPRALRLLRNALDVGRERGFLGVDVMGHAGFSFDIEIRRGAGAYICGEETAIFNSIEGFRGEPRTKPPFPVEQGLFGKPTVVNNVETLVNVPLILTEGAAAYRSIGTEASAGPKLFCLSGNVERPGVYEVPFGATLRELLALAGGVPEGRSLRAVLLGGAAGGFVRPDELDLPLTFEDARAAKTTLGSGVVLVLDDLADLGGFLLRIAEFFRDESCGQCVPCRIGTVRQEEAIRRVLAAGSEEQPLLREVGGVMRDSSICGLGQTAWNAIESAIDRLGALQ